The stretch of DNA TATTTATTGTGGAATTATGTTGGGAAAAAATTACGGGAGTTATGCAGATATTATCCACTACGGGGATGGTACAAATAATTCTTCGACCAACCAGGAGCAATATGTCAGATTAAATAATGTAGATATAGCCAATACACATAATTTGTTAAATTCTAACTGGTACGTTCAGGAATATAGGGTTACGGACTCAAAAGTAGGTTTTTATGCAGATAACGAACCAATATTCGAAAAAAACATTAGTTATAATGTTAGCGTTCTTGATAAGATAACTATCTCAAGTAATTCTTCAGGCGGTGGAGATGGTATAATATACGTTGATTACATCGCAATTGCTGAATATTATGATAATATTCAGGTAACCTCTACCAATTTGGATAATACGTTGAAAATTACTGTAACGAATAATAACAACTTCGATTTGGTGAACTACCCTATTAACATCAATATATCAGAGCTGAATTTAACAACTGAAAGTTTAAAAATTTCAGATGTTGATAATACTGAAGTATATATTGTATTCAACAATCAACAGCTGTATACTAGTCAGGATAATTTACAAGTTTACGCTGAAGTATCCTGCGGAATGGGTTTAAAAAGCGTAAAAATTCAAAATAATCAGCATATGGCTCAAGATATGATAAAACTGGATAATTCAAAAAATACATATGGTTCAACCATACCGCTTTCAGATTCTATCAATAATTTGAAAGTCATTGCCACGAGTAAAGAGGATATAGTTTCAAATTCGGATGTTAAAATTGTAAATAAAATAGCTCCTGTTACTGAGGACAAACCCATTGTAACGATAATTAAAACGCCCCCAATTCCCGAAACTACGAGTGAAAATTACATTACACTGCAATGCGATGTTTCAGATTCCGATGAAATACTCTATGTTAGGTGCTATAGCAATAAATTAAATGGTTATATCGAATTAAATAAAGTTGAAGGCACTATAAATCGGTACAGTTGTAATATGCCACTATTTTATGGTGATAATCATATTCATATCATTATTTCAGACGTTAAAAATTATTTGGGTACATCTGAAACTCTTGTTATCACCAAAAACGATACAACAGCTCCAAAAATTATTTTTGATACACTTGATGTCAGATGTATAGATGAAGCCTATAGGGTTCTTGCTAAAGTTTACGACGATGAAAGTGGCTTAAAAGATGTAAAAGTGGTTCATTACGGCAATGAAACGAAAATACAATACATGGATTATATGGGGAACGGAATCTATGAAAAGTTAATAAATTTGATAGACGGGGAAAATAAAATAAGGGTAATTTCACTGGATAATAACGGTAATGAGTTAATTTCAAACACTAAAACCATTATTAAAGAAAATAAGGAAACAATTAATGTAATTAAACAAGAATTAATTCCCCAATTAGATATAGTATTTGAAAAACCGATTAATAAAGTAACAAATTCAATATATGGCGTAGAATGTTTTATAAACACGAATTTACAGCTTGACGGAGCTTATGTTATTTTAAATGGAAATTCTATTAGATTAGATTGTATTGGCGACAAAAAATATGGTAAAAAAGTTAAATTAGATGAAGGACTCAATAATTTATATTTGCAAGTCAAAGGGCAGGGTTTAACAAAATATACTGAGAAATATTCAATATATTATTCTTTAAAAAATACTTTGAAATACATCAATAATGATAACGAAGTCATTGTTTTTGAAAAAAATATTGATTATGAAAAATTGAATAATAACGTTGATACATTGATATTTAGAAATATTGATGGATTAAATTATTCAAAAATGAATTATGAGACTAAGCAATCAAATAATGGAATAATTATTAATAATGGTACGTTAAATCCGTATAATTTAAAAATAAATGGATTGATTATTTCTAAAAATCCCGAAATTCTTGAAAAAAAGATTACAAACATATTTTCGCCGACTAAATCAGGTGTTTTGTATTTGCAATACGATGAAACTTATGAATGTCCGTGTAAAGTATGCAATATAAATATAAACTCTAGTCCCGACTCTAAAACCGATACGGTACGTGAATTCTCCATAGAATTAATAGCAGAAAAACCTTATTGGTTATCCAGTGAAAAATCTGTTGAATTTTCAAAAGGTTCCTTGGGCTTTAAATATCCATTGAAGTTACCTTTAAACTTTGGACGTGTTAACAACCATAAAATAATTATAAATTCTGGTTATGTCGAAACTCCATTAAAATTAGAAATTAATGGACCCATGAATACAGCCGATGATTGTTTAATTGTTAATAACAGCACTAATGAACATATTAGGTTGTGCAAAAAGCTTGATACTTATGAATCGCTTTTTATAACCACTGAACCTATTAACGTTGTATATATGAATAAAAATACTGGGGAAACCAAAAAAGCTTTTGATTACGTTACAATGGATAGCAAATTCTTTAATTTAAAAACAGGTACTAATGATATTGAATTAACAACTTCAAATCCTGATTTAAATGTAAAAATGATATACAGGTTTAGAAATTTGACATTATAATTATTAAAATTATATTTTATAATTATTAAAATAGCAATATTCTAAATCCCATCAATTTTTACTAAACTATTACTAAATTTATTTTATGATTCTTTAAATTAAATTATACAAATATGATAACTAAATAAGCTAATATAGGTGAATTTATGGAATGGAGTGGATTTTTTAACGATAATAACGGCGATAGACAGTACGATGCAGTAGACTGGGCCAAATTTATTACTAAATTGGTTAGTTCAGGTTTATTGTATTTGGGAGATAATTTGAAGGTTGGGCATATTGCTAATTCGGATATTGTCGTAAAAAAAGGTTCTGCACTTATTGAAGGTTATGGTTACGAGCTTACCGAAGATAAGGTTATTACATTAGACGTGGGAGGAGGCTCGACACGTGTTGACAAAATAGTTTTAAGACTTGACCGTAGTGAAAATGTACGAAATGTAAGCTTGAAGGTTATCAATGGCGATATTGTACGAAATGAAACCATTTATGATTTACTACTTGCAGAAATAACCGTAAATGCAGGTCAAACGTTTGTAATTCCTGAAAATATTATAGATATGAGGGAAGATTATTCCGTTTGTGGTGTAGCCCACTCTACAAACCAAGAAGCACAAATTGACAGTTGGTTTAACCACGTGAAAGAGAAGTATCGTTTACCCCTCGTTGGTGAAATAACAATTTATGAATCCACGGATACGGTGCAAACATACAATGATAATATATTTTCAATCCCGAATTGGCAATTGTACGATAATATCCGCTTTGAATTTATTTGGGAGGGTAAAAACGACTACTACACGGAGTTAGACCTTAGATTAAATGGTGAAATGTATGGGGTATATATTGAGCGTTCAAATTGTAAATTATTCTCTAAAAAATTCCCGGCTTCTGAGTCGATTAGTTGGAAAATAAAGCCACTATTTCCAACAGATAGCTATAGACCAGGGAGCCTCGTTTATTTAAAGATAATCGGGGAGTATGGGACAAGTTTTTTAACTCAAAATTAAATGTGATAACATGCTAAAAATACTAAATAAAAATTTTGAATATGTCAATGCAATAAAAATAAACGAATTATTAAATTTAAGATGGGATAGAAAATTTTATTCTTCCGATATTTTTTCATTTAATTGTAAATATGATGGAGATATTAATGTTGGGCAATATGTCCTTTATAATGGTTACTTTGGTATCATTGAGTACATAAAAACGACTCTTGACGGGTATATGCAAGTAAATGGCAAAAGCCCTTTATCGATACTAAACAGAAGAGTGGCAATTAATGAAAACTATATAGGTAATATGGCAAAACCATTTAAAGCAATTATCTTGGAATTAATTAACGCAAATGTTACAAATCCCGTGGATACGACCCGTAAAATAGATGTTATTGATATTTCAAACATTGTCGCAGACGGCAATATTTACGAATGCAGATGTAAGGGCAAAAATTTAGGAAGTATTTTAAATTCGATTTGTAAAGATAATAATGTCGGTCAACGAATGATTTTTGATTATACGAACAAAAAATTTCTATACGAACTTTATACTGGTAAAAATAGGGGTATAAACCAATCTGAAAACGAATGGATTATATTTTCCCCAGAAATTGGCAATATATATAATCAGGAATATATTAAAGATACAAAAATACTAAAAAACGTAGAATACGATATAAATTATAATAAATTTAGTAAATCGCCTTATTCTGCAGAAATTACTTCGGGAATAGACAGATTTGAATTTACAGACGATAAATTTGTTGAAACAATAATAACCCTAAATACGGAAGTTAGTGATGACTGCGGATATAAAGATTTATGGGATTTAGGCGATATCGTAACCTGTCAAAGTAATAAATTTAATTTTAGTATCGATTTACCGGTTATCGAAGTTTCTGAATTGATTAAAAATAATAATTTTAATTTAAGCGTTAAATTTGGAGATATTGAAGGTTTTAAAAAATAATAAACCGTATAAAAATAAAATACTAATCCAATGAAATATAATTAAATAAAATATGCTAAAAAAATAAAATAAAATAAGATAATAAAAAAAGAATAAACAAATAAATAAAATAATATATGAGATAATATAAAATAATAAAAAAAATTATTTATGTTATTTTTTTATTTATTATTTAACTTCAAATTCATAAATAACTTTTT from Methanococcus voltae encodes:
- a CDS encoding phage distal tail protein, with the translated sequence MALYYHKETNSNNIAVKIPVIPANSTKYLTLEENSEYTMFNDPKNVYTYFWKFSDINSLADWSVESGSKNNAIFENGIMRLNATNVYSSYVELPESYKFISRFRPDHIYCGIMLGKNYGSYADIIHYGDGTNNSSTNQEQYVRLNNVDIANTHNLLNSNWYVQEYRVTDSKVGFYADNEPIFEKNISYNVSVLDKITISSNSSGGGDGIIYVDYIAIAEYYDNIQVTSTNLDNTLKITVTNNNNFDLVNYPININISELNLTTESLKISDVDNTEVYIVFNNQQLYTSQDNLQVYAEVSCGMGLKSVKIQNNQHMAQDMIKLDNSKNTYGSTIPLSDSINNLKVIATSKEDIVSNSDVKIVNKIAPVTEDKPIVTIIKTPPIPETTSENYITLQCDVSDSDEILYVRCYSNKLNGYIELNKVEGTINRYSCNMPLFYGDNHIHIIISDVKNYLGTSETLVITKNDTTAPKIIFDTLDVRCIDEAYRVLAKVYDDESGLKDVKVVHYGNETKIQYMDYMGNGIYEKLINLIDGENKIRVISLDNNGNELISNTKTIIKENKETINVIKQELIPQLDIVFEKPINKVTNSIYGVECFINTNLQLDGAYVILNGNSIRLDCIGDKKYGKKVKLDEGLNNLYLQVKGQGLTKYTEKYSIYYSLKNTLKYINNDNEVIVFEKNIDYEKLNNNVDTLIFRNIDGLNYSKMNYETKQSNNGIIINNGTLNPYNLKINGLIISKNPEILEKKITNIFSPTKSGVLYLQYDETYECPCKVCNININSSPDSKTDTVREFSIELIAEKPYWLSSEKSVEFSKGSLGFKYPLKLPLNFGRVNNHKIIINSGYVETPLKLEINGPMNTADDCLIVNNSTNEHIRLCKKLDTYESLFITTEPINVVYMNKNTGETKKAFDYVTMDSKFFNLKTGTNDIELTTSNPDLNVKMIYRFRNLTL
- a CDS encoding Gp37-like protein encodes the protein MLKILNKNFEYVNAIKINELLNLRWDRKFYSSDIFSFNCKYDGDINVGQYVLYNGYFGIIEYIKTTLDGYMQVNGKSPLSILNRRVAINENYIGNMAKPFKAIILELINANVTNPVDTTRKIDVIDISNIVADGNIYECRCKGKNLGSILNSICKDNNVGQRMIFDYTNKKFLYELYTGKNRGINQSENEWIIFSPEIGNIYNQEYIKDTKILKNVEYDINYNKFSKSPYSAEITSGIDRFEFTDDKFVETIITLNTEVSDDCGYKDLWDLGDIVTCQSNKFNFSIDLPVIEVSELIKNNNFNLSVKFGDIEGFKK